Part of the Sinomonas atrocyanea genome is shown below.
CGAGGGCAAAGTCGGTGCCGGCTGCCGTGGGCCGGGCGCCCCAGTAGGCGTCCTGGGTGTTTGGCTCCATTCGCTGAGGGTAGCGGAGAATCGGCGGCGCGGAGGTGAAGGGTCGCAGGTCCTTGGTCCGCCCCCGGCGCGCGGCTAGGGTGGGGACACCGTGAGCCGTCCATCTGGGAGGAGGCGCACGCATGGATCTGTCCTTCGACGAGGTCGAGGCGCCGCCGGCTCGGCGCACCTGGCTCTGGCTGGGAGTGGGGTGCGTGGGCGTGCTCCTGCTCGTGCTGTTCCTCGTGGCGCCGGCGGCCGCCGCCGTGGCGGGGCTGATCCTGCTCTCGGCGATCCCGCTCGCCGTGCTCGCGGGCACGCAGCGGACGACGGCGCCGCTCGCCGCCGCGGGCGCCGTGGCCCTCGTGGCACTCGGCGGCTCCGCCGTGGCCCTCGCGGTCGAGTCGTACAACGCCGACCGCGCACTCAGGACGGTCACGGCCCACACCCGGCCCGCAGACCCTCCCCCGAGCGACCAGCCCGCCGTCGCGCCGGCTCCCCGCCCGCACACCGCCCCGGCTCCCCCGCCGCGGCCGAAGGCGGCGCCGCGGGCTCCCCAACGCGAGCCGCTCGCGCCCCTCGTGCCGCCGGTGAGGCCGGCCGTCCCGGCGGCGCCGGTGCCCGCCGCTCCCCCGCCGGCAGTGACCGCTGCGCCGACGCCCGCCGCGCCGGTGCCCTCGCCGCCCACGCAGCCGGCCGCCCCGGTCACGCCGCAGATCGTCGACGTGTCCGCGACCGTGGCATGGGGGCGGCTGTCCACCGAGGCCCGCGCGCAGCTGTGCCTGGCGGCGCTCAGGCAGGCCCTCTCGGTCCCGCCGGGCCAGTGCCGCTGACGCGGCGCGTCACACTTCGGCCAGTCCGTTCTCCCCTGTCCGCCGCGGCCCGTCACGGCCTAGCCTTGTCCCGAGGCAACCACTGGCGACGGGAGGCCGGGCGATGGGTTTCAGGCTCCTTGCCCTCGGCGACAAGGTGACGTTCCACGACACGGGGCGGCGCCCGTTCAACGTCCGGGCCGTGTCGCCGGACGGCAGCGTGGTGATCCTCTCCCGCCCCGTGGGGCGCGGGGACGCGGCTGAGTACACGATGATCGACTGGCACCATGAGATGCGCGGCACGGACGGCACCACCGGCGCCGGGATCCGGATCGCCTCCCAGGCCCACCAGCGCCTGCACCGGTTCTTCACCGAGCGGGCCTCGCTCCGCGACGGCGACGTGCCGGCCACCCAGTCCATCCTCGCCTTTGGCGACTGGACGCCGGTGCGGATCGCCACCGTGAACGGCCGCCCCGAGCCCGGAGTGCACCAGGCCACCTCCGAGCACGGGTGAGGTGCAGGAGGCGGCCTGGGGCACTGCAACTAATTCCGCCCGTAGTCCCCTGTAGGGCAGCGGTATGCCGTGCAGGGCAAGGCTAACAGGAGCGGTTCAGTCCGTGGGACCTGAGCAGAAGCAAGACCCCGTCATTTACGAGACTTAGGGCGGTCGATTCGCGCCCAGAAACCCGGATGACCACGGATGCGCGTCGCCCCCACGATGCGAAGGGTCAGGGACACCGGAGCCCCTAGGCGTCCTGTATCCACTTCTTGAAAGGTCCCGCTCGCTTGCCCCTGCCGGGAAGACGGCCGAGTGAACCCAAGCCAACCTCCAAGCTATGTGCCATGGCCAGTACAGGGTTAGCCAAGAACTCGGCGATGCCCGCTCAAGACCAGTTCATCCACCAAGAAACTAGCTTTTCCGCCTCGCGGTACTGGTTGAACTGCTCATCCACGAATCTCTTTGCCTCACCCTTCAAAATATCTCGCGTGCTCGGGTCCTGGAGGTCCATGATCGCCTGCGCGAGACCGACGTGGTCGCCGGGATCAACCGTCCGACCCGTCTCCCCATCCTTAACCAACTCTGGAATTCCCGAAAGATAAGAAGAAACTACCGGAACGCCTAAGGTCATAGCTTCCATGAGGGCAACGGGAATACCGTCTATGTCCCCGTCCGGTGACCGCACCGAAGGAAGCACGAAAACCTGGGATGCTGCAACGGTGGAGAGCACCTTCGAGTGAGGGAGCGAGCCATGCCATTCAAAGAACTCACCCACCCCTGCATCACTAGCCTGCGCTCGCAATTCGCTTTCCAGTGGCCCAGCGCCGATGATGGACCATTTGAAGACCAAGCCCCTGTCCTTCAGCACAGTAGCGGCCCGTATCGCCACATCGACACCCTTCTTACGAACTAGGCGGCCAACGGTCACGATCTTGAACGTTCCGGAAGCGATCGATGTGTCTTGACTACCCCTGGGAATGATACCGCAATGCACAATTCCACTCGGCCGGACCTCAGTCGACAAGAAGAGAGCGCGACCCACCGCTTCACTCGCGGCAAATACTCCATCAACCAGCCTCACAATATCCAACGTACGCTTTGCACTCGGAGGCACGCTTGCGTCCGCAGCGTGCGTTGTGGCCGTCCAGACACGACTGGGAACACCTAGGTCGGCGAGATAGGCAGAAACGTCTAAAGCCCTGCCCAAAAAATGCACATGGACGGCCAGATCCCGCGTACCAAGATTCCGAAGGATACGGGAAAGGACGACAGCATGCCAGACAGCGTACGCCTGTCTGATCATTCGAGCGGCTGAAAAACCCTCAGACAAAAAACGAGTGCGAACTCGGCGGTTAGCTAATGCCTTGGGCACCAGGAGCATCGCGACGATACGCTCGAACTTCGAAACGGAAGCATTGAGGTGAACAACGCGTTCGGAAGAGAGTCCCTCATCTGCTCCGCGCAACGAATAGAGGAAGACATCGTTGCCAGAGGACGCAACCGCTGCGGCTTCATTCACAACGAACGTCTGCGTCCGAGCCGGATACTCTTGGCATACGTATAAGACCTTCAAAGCGCGCTCCCTTTCTCTCGTGAAAAAATCAAAACGCATTGAGCATCGTGGGCGACCCTGGCTCTACAGGCCATCTTGAGACCGCGCGTGGAAGCCTCCGACACTCAATCAGATGACTCTGCAACCTATCCTCTATCGAAACCGCCCAGATTTCGATATTGATCCCGGCCATTCTCCTGTCACCATCAGAGGCGATACTCTAGCGCTCCGGTTCAGGGCGCATAGAACTCGGTGAGTCGTGTCCGTCAAACCTTTCCGGATTGCGGACCCACTCACCGCGAAGTCCGACACCTTTGTGCGGCTTAAAACTTTCCACTGATCCCCGATTGGCTGAAATGCAGATCGTGAGAACAATAGGAAGCGCTACGTACGGACTGTTCAGTCCACTGACAGAGAAACCGTTGGCAAAAGCGATGGCAAAAATGGTCCATGTGACGCGGACCCCCGCACCGCTCCGTCGCAGGCTAAATAGTACGACAAATACTGTCAGAAACAACCCAAACAAGCCAGCATCATATACCACGCGCATGATAAATGCATGAAGTACGACGGAGTAGCAGGTGCCGTCTCCGGTCGACGAAAACAAGCTCGAGTAATACTCCATCGCTGCGCAACCGCCGCTACTGAGAGGCGTGATAGGCGATGTGCCCCAGAGCCAATCTAAAAGATTCCAGTTTGCGGTTTCCCCTAAGAATACAGATAGGAAGTTCAGTCTATCTACGCCACCAGACTCCGCCCGCGCAGCGAAAACATCACTAACGAAGTAAACGATCACGGGCACCACGATCACCAGCAACAAACGCACGGCAACGCGTGCCCTGGCGACATTGATCACCGCGTAAATGATCAAGAGTCCAAACTCCACCGCCCCGCTGCGGGATCCAGATGACATCACCAAGGCACCGAGAGCTAACAGAGTCCAGACCTGCTGGCGTCCTGTCAAACGGGACAGCAGCCCGGCTGCAAGTGCGCAGTACAATGCCAACTCGAAGTTGTTTTCGGTCAGCAGACCAGACCTCTGACTCGGACCAAGGATCGCAATGGTTAATATCGTCTTGACAAGACCTAGGCTTATTAGCACCCACATCACTTTAATCATTGGAAGCAACGGGCCCCAGCTGCGATGCAGCGCAATGACAAA
Proteins encoded:
- a CDS encoding glycosyltransferase, which encodes MNEAAAVASSGNDVFLYSLRGADEGLSSERVVHLNASVSKFERIVAMLLVPKALANRRVRTRFLSEGFSAARMIRQAYAVWHAVVLSRILRNLGTRDLAVHVHFLGRALDVSAYLADLGVPSRVWTATTHAADASVPPSAKRTLDIVRLVDGVFAASEAVGRALFLSTEVRPSGIVHCGIIPRGSQDTSIASGTFKIVTVGRLVRKKGVDVAIRAATVLKDRGLVFKWSIIGAGPLESELRAQASDAGVGEFFEWHGSLPHSKVLSTVAASQVFVLPSVRSPDGDIDGIPVALMEAMTLGVPVVSSYLSGIPELVKDGETGRTVDPGDHVGLAQAIMDLQDPSTRDILKGEAKRFVDEQFNQYREAEKLVSWWMNWS